The window TGCTATGCTGCCAGCCTGCTGCTGCTTCAGAAGAAACGCCAGTTTACCTGGGCCATATTCGTTACCTGCCCGATTCCCTGAATGAGCAGACGCTGGAGCGGGTACAGCAATTAGCGGAACAGGGCTGGCAAACCAGCTATAATCCTGCCGCCGGTGGTAGCCTCTGGGTAAGCTTTACTATAAAAAACAGGGCAGATGCACCTACAGCAGTCCTGCTGTCTGTAGGAGACATCGCGCTGATGGAGCTATACATGCAGCGGGAGGAGGGGCTGGAGTTGCAGCGTAGCGGCCTTTTTATGTCGATAGCGCAGCGCAGCTACGCCCACCACAGGCCGCTTTTCTCCATTTCTCTTGCTGCAGGCGAAGAGGTGCAGGCGCTGCTGAAGCTGGATACCCAAAACAGGCAGCACTTACCCGGGCAATTCAAACCACTGCTCAAGACTGCAGCCGCCCAAAAGGTTGATGATGATCGCCGCCTGCTGCTGCAGGGCTTATTTTTTGGCATTATCCTGGTAATGGCATTTTACAACCTGCTGCTCTACATTGGGGTGCGCGATATTAGCTACCTCTGGTATGTATTGTCTATTCTGGGCATCGGTGTTTACTTCTTCTTCTACTATGGCTTTAGCCTGCAAACCATCTGGCGGCACCAGCCCCTCTGGAATGCCTACAGCTTTGCCCTGATTGTGCCCCTTACGAACATGATGCGCATCATGTTTACCAAAACCTACCTGCATACCCGCGACCTGCTGCCCTGGCTAGACCGCTTCCTGAACTTTCTGTTTGTGCTGTGCTTTGTTCCCATCATCATTGGAGGAATGGCCTGGTGGTGGGGATTTGCCTGGTATGAGCTAACCATTGATGTAACCGGTGTGCTGGGTACTGTGGTACTGGTTTGTATGCTGATAGCGGGGGTATATGCCTATCTGCAGGGCTATACGCCGGCGTTATTTTTTATTGTGGCAAACCTGCTGTTTGTGCTGGGGGCCAATATGTTTATCATCAAGGAAATGAGGCTGATCGAGGACAGCCTTTTTTCTCGCTATGTGGTGCAGCTGGGGGTAATTGCGCAGGTAGTGCTGTTTTCACTTGGTTTGGCCTATCGCCTTAAAAAAGCCCGGCAGCAGGAGGCTGAGCACCGGCTTACCCTGGAGCGTATTGAGCGCGAAAAAGAAGTGGAACGTAAGCAGGAAGCCGAAGAGCAAAAGGCCAGGCTGGAGGAAAAGGTACGGGAGCGTACGGCAGCCCTTCACGAGAAAACGCTTGAGCTGCAGGCAACGATCCATAAGCTGCAGGAGTCGCAGGAGGGCCTGCGGCAGCTAAACAAAATCAAGGACAAGCTTTTTTCAGTGATATCGCACGATTTGCGGGGACCGGTGGCAACACTCGATTCCTTTATCAGCCTGATTACGAACCATGCGGCACGCATTTCGGCAGCAGAAATGGAAAAGCTTTCAGACAAAACCAGGGAATCGGTGCATAGCCTGTCTTTTCTGCTGGATAACCTGCTCAACTGGTCACGTACCCAAATGGGAACACTGCCTTATAATCCCCAGCCGGTTGTGCTTACCGATACCATTCTGAGGAATGTAGAGCTGTATCAGCTCATGGCCGAGAATAAAAAGGTAAGCCTGGTGATGGACGTGCCTAAAGCTTCGCTTGCACTGGCCGACAGGGGCATGCTGGATTTTATTATCCGCAACCTGCTAAGCAATGCCATTAAATTTACCCCTCGCTTTGGTACCATTAAGCTTATTGTGCAGGAGCAGAAGGGGAGCATCTGGGTACGGGTTACCGATACGGGGATAGGAATTGCGCCGGAAAAATTACCCTTTGTACTGGATACAGAAAGTAACTACAGTACCCCCGGAACTGCCCGTGAAAAAGGAACCGGCCTGGGGCTGATGCTCTGCCAGGAGTTTCTGGCCTTCCACGGCAGCCAGCTGCAGGTGCACAGCGAGGTGAGTATAGGTTCAGAATTTTTCTTTTCTCTTCCCGGGGCAGTGGCTGAAGTCCAACAAAAGCATGCTACAGCAGGCCCGGCCTGGTGAGGCCCAGCCTGGTGAGGCCCAGCTTGGCAAGGTCCGGCCCGGGATGCTGGTTTGTAGAACTGTAATGCTGCAGAGCAGGCTTCCCTGGAGTTGGAAAATCATGCCTGGGGAGCCGCGGCAGATATTCCTAGCATACTTTACTGTAAAGCTCTGAATTTATTACACAGGCAAAATAAAGTATTTCCGGCTGTGCCTTAACATCAGATAAATTTTTGATGTTTTTTTGTATTTTGCAGCACTGCATAGTTCTGGAACCCCGGGAACAGCAGTTAACAGCACTCTTTATCTTCAGCTTAAAATGATGAAACAAGCACTACTCATCTTAGTAGGAATTTTCCTATGTCTGAACCTGTATGCACAGCCCGATTATCGGGAAGGATATATGCTTACCCTTACAGGGGATACGCTTACAGGCCTTATCAATTACAGAGAAAGCAAAAAGAGTACGAAGATCTGCGAATTTAAAAAAGACCCGGCCCAGGAAGCTGCTACCTACGGACCTGCTGATATCAGGGGGTATGGATTCAGGAACGGCAAATTTCATCAGTCTATCGAGATCAAGGATAAACTGAATGAAAGCAAAGAGGCAATCTTTGTGGAGGTACTGGTAAGGGGAACTGTTTCTTTGTACAAGGATCCCTCATCTTTTTACATAGCCAAAGGAGATACTACACTGCACAGGCTGTATATCAAGGAAAAAGATGATTTTAATAAATATGATAAGGACAAGCTGCAGTATAACCGTCATATTGGCCTTTTAACCTATATGATGTATGACTGCGAAAATGTAAAACTGAAGGAGAAAATAGAACATGTGCAGCTGCTGGAGCAACCCTTAACTGAGCTGGTGGAAACCTACAACAAATGTGTTTCACCATCTTATGTAGCCTATAAATCTTCCAAGGACTGGTTTAGGGTAAATGTTGGCCTTTCTGCCGCTTACAGGGTGTCGAAGCTCAATTTTTTTTCAGATGAACTTGCCTACATGCTGCTGACAGCAGGAGAATATTCCAGCAATAATATTACTGCAGGTGCCCTGGCAGAAATAGTTTTCCCCAGGGTGTCCGAAAAGCTTTCTTTCCAGGTAGGAGCAATGTTCTGTAACCCTGTTTATGCTGCTTACATAGAAGAACAGCGGCCCGCAGAGACTTACAGACATGATGTAACCTTTACAATTAAAGAGTTGAAAATACCTATGAGCATTCAGTACAGATTTCCTGAAAGGAAGTTTACGCCCTTTTTCAATGTTGGGGTAGCCAGTACCCTGAATTTGCAGGCGGATGTATTGAGAAAGCTTGAGGTTGTAACCAAAACCGAAACTAAAAACTACGTTCACCGGGATTTTCCGTTCAAAGACCAACAGTTTGGCGCCTGGGCAGGATTAGGGCTTGAGCGTAAAATTGCTAACAAGGTAAAAGCCTATGCAGAGATTCGTTTTGAGCGAACCAACGGTATTATTGATAGTAAGGGAGAGTTTGGAGGAAGGGTTACTTCTCAGGTAGACAACCTGAATTTTGCAATAGGGATAAAACGATAAAGTCTTTCTCCGGGTCGCTGATGCATTCACCATGATTGTTGAATGCTACTTATCGGGATAAATTAAAAGCCGCTCTGTAAACAGGGCGGCTTTCTCTTTTCTAGAATTTAGGATCTCCGGGATCTGAAATTTCGTACAGCAGCATGCGTATTTCCTCTACCTTTTCGTGGTCGCCGCCTTTCTCGTAAGAGCCGGCCAGGTTGCGCATTACCCGCTTAATGATGGTGAGGTTATCGCAGGGCTCAAAGTACTTGTCCTGCGGTACCAGGTGCAGGTGGCTGATGTAGTTCTGGATGTCCTGCTTGGTAAAGATCAGCCCGCGGTTAAAAGCATTGATGTAAAACTGCACATCATTAACTTTATAGGTGCAGATAAACAGGTTGGGCAGATTTACGCCCCAAACCGGCATATCCAGCTTTTGGGCTACCAGCATGTATAAGACGCACAGGCCAATGGGGTTTCCCTTCTTGGTCTCCAGCAGGCAGTTAAAGAAGGAGTTGTTAGGCGAGTGAAAATTACGGGTATTGGCCGAAAAGCGCAGCTTGCCAAACAGCACGCTGTTGAGCAGTTTAATCTGGTCAAAAGGGTGCAGGTCGGGCTTCATTTCCAGCCAGGCATCGTAGTAGATCTGCTCCAGGTCCTGGCGCATTTTCTGCAGGCTTATCTCGGGGTACTGGTAAGTTGCTACCAGCCACATACCTTCCAGCAGGTCCTGGGCGCCGTTATCTTTATAAGCAACCAGCCGCTTCTTCAGCAGCTCGTACTGCAGCGTATGGATCATATCCTCCAGGCGCCGTTGTACCACCGGATTAAAATTTTCTTCCCAATATTTTTCTAAATATGGTATTGCATTATCACCCAGGGCCATTATACGCTCTTCCACATGCCTTAGTACCTCCTGGTCCTCATCGTCCAGCAGCGATACAAGGGCTTTTAGCTCACTATCGGTCATCTGCTCCTTCTTCACACAGTGCGTTTAAGTAAAAATCAGCCGCGCTGGGGCGGCTGTTTATAGGGCAAGTTACTAAAATTTAGGGTGCCTGTTGACAGGCAGTTAAGGTTTTAGGTTTGTATCACCCCAACGTTGTAACGCTCAGTGATGGGTGCATGGTTCGCCGCTTCTATGCCCATGCTGATAACTTTTCGGGTTTCCAGCGGATCAATGATACCATCTACCCACAAGCGTGCCGCTGCATAATAAGGGCTTAGCTGTTCGTTGTAGCTGGCCTCTATTTCTTTCAGGATCTGTTGCTCTTCTTCCTTGCTGATTTCCTTGCCCTGCCCTTTTAAAGTGGCAACCCGTATTTGCAGCAGGGTTTTGGCGGCAGAGGCACCACTCATTACCGCCATCTGGGCAGTTGGCCAGGAATAAATAAGGCGTGGGTCGTAGGCTTTGCCGCACATGGCATAGTTGCCGGCACCATAGCTGTTGCCCAGTACAAAGGTAAACTTGGGCACCACAGAGTTGGCCATGGCGTTTACCATTTTGGCACCGTCTTTAATGATACCCCCGTGCTCTGCACGGCTGCCTACCATAAAACCGCTTACATCCTGCAGAAACACCAGCGGTATTTTGCGCTGGTTGCAGTTCATGATAAAGCGGGCGGCTTTATCGGCAGAGTCGGAATAGATTACCCCACCCATCTGGATCTCGGTAGACTGGCCGCCGCTCTTTTTAGCCTTTACAATCTGGCGCTGGTTGGCTACAATGCCCACTGCCCAGCCATCGATGCGGGCATGGCCGCATAAAATAGTCTGGCCATAATGCTCTTTGTATTCGTCAAATTCAGAATTATCTGCCAGGCGGTGAATGATCTCACGCATATCGTAAGGCTTGGAGCGGTCGTCCGGAAAAATGCCATAGATCTCTTCGGGCTTCTTAGTGGGTGGGGCAGGGGTAATGCGGTCAAAGCCGGCGGCATCAAAATGGCCAATCTTGTCCATCATGCGGCGAATGGCATCCAGGGCTGCCTCGTCGTTCGGGTACTTATTATCGGTAACGCCGCTTATCTCGGAATGGGTGGTGGCGCCGCCCAGCGTTTCGTTGTCTACATCTTCGCCAATGGCAGCTTTTACCAGGTAGGAGCCGGCCAGAAAGATGGAGCCTGTGCCATCTACAATGAGGGCCTCATCGCTCATAATGGGCAGGTAGGCACCACCGGCCACACAGGAGCCCATGATGGCTGCTATCTGCACAATGCCCATGCTGCTCATGCGGGCGTTGTTGCGAAACTGGCGTCCAAAGTGTTCTTTATCCGGAAAAATCTCATCCTGCATGGGCAGAAATACCCCGGCGCTGTCTACCAGGTAAATGATAGGCAGGCGGTTTTCCATGGCAATTTCCTGGGCCCGCATGTTCTTTTTTGCTGTAATAGGAAACCAGGCGCCTGCTTTTACGGTAGCATCGTTGGCAACTATAACGCACTGGCGCTTGCTTACATAACCAATGCCTACAACCACACCGCCACCGGGGCAGCCGCCAACGTCCTGGTACATGCCTTCTCCGGCAAGGGCGCCCACTTCCAGAAAAGGGGAGCCGTCGTCGGTAAGGTAGGCAATGCGCTCGCGGGCGGTAAGTTTTCCTTTTTTGTGCTGGGCGGCTATTTTTTTATCGCCGCCGCCTTTTTCTACTTTACTAAGTCTGGTTTTGAGCTGATAGAGCTTTTGCTTGAGGAGGTCTTCGTTTTTATTGAAGGCAAGACTGGTATGCATGAAAAAATATTTATTTGGGATGCACCAAATATAATAAAAAAGCGGCACCTGTTGGGGGTGCCGCTCCTTATTCACAAACGTTTGAAATTATTTTCTTCCGCCGCCAATCAGTGAAAAGCGCAAATCGATGTAGCGGCCCGGGTTCTGCTGTACATCCATGAGCAGCCTGTTAAGACTTTCGCTGCTTTGGTTCAGGTTGGTGTAGAGCGAATCATCATACATGAGCTTACCCAGGCTGCCCTGGCCCTGCTGCAGGTTTTGGGTAATTGCCTGCAGATTTTGCATGGCTTCATTGGCCTGGGCTACAGTTTGCTGCAGCTGCAGGTCGTTAAGGGAGTCGGCCAGCTGGTTCATCTTAACCATAAAAGGGGCAATGCCGCTTCTGGGATCGTTGAGCGTAGCTGTAAGTAGCCTCAGGTTGGAGGCAATGGCATTAATATCGCGGCGGTTTTCTACCACAATATATTTAAGCTCATTGGCAGTTGCCTGAAAATCACCCAGGGCACCATCTACTTTTCCGCCGCTGCCGGAAAGATCGTTCAGGATGTTATTTACTTTGGTAAGGGTGGTATCTACGCTGGCAATCAGCGGATCTGCCTTATCTTTCAGCATATCGCCCAGGGCCTGGTCTACAGTGCCCTTCAGGGTATCTTCTTCATTCAGCACTCTGCCAGTTTGTCTGATGTTCAGCACAATTGCCTTACCGCCCAACACAGGGTTTTCATCAATCAGCAGTGCTTCGGTTCCCTGGTAGAGGATCAGGTCGTCATTAATATCCA of the Flammeovirgaceae bacterium 311 genome contains:
- a CDS encoding integral membrane sensor signal transduction histidine kinase (COG0642 Signal transduction histidine kinase), coding for MAIFSKNSSFSMLQALCMGLLLLLCCQPAAASEETPVYLGHIRYLPDSLNEQTLERVQQLAEQGWQTSYNPAAGGSLWVSFTIKNRADAPTAVLLSVGDIALMELYMQREEGLELQRSGLFMSIAQRSYAHHRPLFSISLAAGEEVQALLKLDTQNRQHLPGQFKPLLKTAAAQKVDDDRRLLLQGLFFGIILVMAFYNLLLYIGVRDISYLWYVLSILGIGVYFFFYYGFSLQTIWRHQPLWNAYSFALIVPLTNMMRIMFTKTYLHTRDLLPWLDRFLNFLFVLCFVPIIIGGMAWWWGFAWYELTIDVTGVLGTVVLVCMLIAGVYAYLQGYTPALFFIVANLLFVLGANMFIIKEMRLIEDSLFSRYVVQLGVIAQVVLFSLGLAYRLKKARQQEAEHRLTLERIEREKEVERKQEAEEQKARLEEKVRERTAALHEKTLELQATIHKLQESQEGLRQLNKIKDKLFSVISHDLRGPVATLDSFISLITNHAARISAAEMEKLSDKTRESVHSLSFLLDNLLNWSRTQMGTLPYNPQPVVLTDTILRNVELYQLMAENKKVSLVMDVPKASLALADRGMLDFIIRNLLSNAIKFTPRFGTIKLIVQEQKGSIWVRVTDTGIGIAPEKLPFVLDTESNYSTPGTAREKGTGLGLMLCQEFLAFHGSQLQVHSEVSIGSEFFFSLPGAVAEVQQKHATAGPAW
- a CDS encoding hypothetical protein (COG2912 Uncharacterized conserved protein) → MTDSELKALVSLLDDEDQEVLRHVEERIMALGDNAIPYLEKYWEENFNPVVQRRLEDMIHTLQYELLKKRLVAYKDNGAQDLLEGMWLVATYQYPEISLQKMRQDLEQIYYDAWLEMKPDLHPFDQIKLLNSVLFGKLRFSANTRNFHSPNNSFFNCLLETKKGNPIGLCVLYMLVAQKLDMPVWGVNLPNLFICTYKVNDVQFYINAFNRGLIFTKQDIQNYISHLHLVPQDKYFEPCDNLTIIKRVMRNLAGSYEKGGDHEKVEEIRMLLYEISDPGDPKF
- a CDS encoding acetyl-CoA carboxylase, carboxyl transferase subunit alpha (COG4799 Acetyl-CoA carboxylase, carboxyltransferase component (subunits alpha and beta)), producing MNKERHPQQVPLFYYIWCIPNKYFFMHTSLAFNKNEDLLKQKLYQLKTRLSKVEKGGGDKKIAAQHKKGKLTARERIAYLTDDGSPFLEVGALAGEGMYQDVGGCPGGGVVVGIGYVSKRQCVIVANDATVKAGAWFPITAKKNMRAQEIAMENRLPIIYLVDSAGVFLPMQDEIFPDKEHFGRQFRNNARMSSMGIVQIAAIMGSCVAGGAYLPIMSDEALIVDGTGSIFLAGSYLVKAAIGEDVDNETLGGATTHSEISGVTDNKYPNDEAALDAIRRMMDKIGHFDAAGFDRITPAPPTKKPEEIYGIFPDDRSKPYDMREIIHRLADNSEFDEYKEHYGQTILCGHARIDGWAVGIVANQRQIVKAKKSGGQSTEIQMGGVIYSDSADKAARFIMNCNQRKIPLVFLQDVSGFMVGSRAEHGGIIKDGAKMVNAMANSVVPKFTFVLGNSYGAGNYAMCGKAYDPRLIYSWPTAQMAVMSGASAAKTLLQIRVATLKGQGKEISKEEEQQILKEIEASYNEQLSPYYAAARLWVDGIIDPLETRKVISMGIEAANHAPITERYNVGVIQT
- a CDS encoding hypothetical protein (COG1463 ABC-type transport system involved in resistance to organic solvents, periplasmic component) encodes the protein MKLTKEVKVGLLTVAALAILFVGFKFLKGIDFFDPSNTYYVIYENVDGLTVSNPVTVNGFRVGRVSDIQLLQQGENTRMLVGLDINDDLILYQGTEALLIDENPVLGGKAIVLNIRQTGRVLNEEDTLKGTVDQALGDMLKDKADPLIASVDTTLTKVNNILNDLSGSGGKVDGALGDFQATANELKYIVVENRRDINAIASNLRLLTATLNDPRSGIAPFMVKMNQLADSLNDLQLQQTVAQANEAMQNLQAITQNLQQGQGSLGKLMYDDSLYTNLNQSSESLNRLLMDVQQNPGRYIDLRFSLIGGGRK